Genomic window (Wenzhouxiangella marina):
CCAGTCGTTCTCGACGAAATGGATGTCCGTGTGGCAGATGCCGCAGTAGTCGATATCGATGGCGACATCGTCAGGACGCAGCTCGCGGCGGGGGATCGGCATCGGGGCGACACCCGAGCTTTCTGACTGGGCGGCATAGGCGCGGACTTCGGGCATGGTGGGACTCCTGATGATTGACGAAAACAGTATAGGGTGTGAACGGTGAATTGCCTTCAGCGCTAATCGAGCAGCGATTCAATTTGCGCGAGGGTCCAGGCGATGCCGGGTGGTCGACCGTCATACATCGGGCCACTGACCAGCAGACCGCGATGGCTCGCCTGCACCAGGTCCGGTGAGGGTGACCCAGGAAAGGCCAGTGAGGCGACGGGGACCACGCCGTCGCCGAGACCCTCTCCGCTCTCGCGCAGCCAGGCGGCGAAGCCGTCCGCCCAGCCGCTGTGGCCGGTGGCCTCGTCCAGGTTGGCCAGGCTGGCCTGCAGTTGTTCCGGCGGCGGGGTGAGGCGGCCGCCGAGAATCGCCAAGGGGATCGTTTGGGGCCAGCTTCTTCGGTTCAGTTCGCGCAGGAAGTGGCTGTCGGGGCGCAGATCGATCTTGGCTGCGCCGGTACCATCGCGCAGACCGGCAAACAGGGCGAAGTCGCCTTGCTCATCATCGCCCAGACGGTCTCGCAGCTCCAGCCAGACGCGGAGCCGAGCCCAGTCGGAGCCCTGGTTCGGGGTGCCCAGCATCAACACACCGGCCAACTGCGGGCCAGCCGACCAGCTCGGTCCTGAACGGGTGACGAAGTCGCGGATGACCAGGCCGCCCATGCTGTGCCCGAGGAGCACGACGGGGCGATTGGCCGGCAGCGCCTCCCAGTGCATCGCCAGTAGATCGGCGCTTTCGGAGACCGCCTGGTCATTGGGGTAGCGAAACTCGATGGCCTCGTAACCCTCGGAGGTCAGGGCGGGAATGAGTTCAACGAACAGGCCGCCGGGCTCGTCGAGCCCATGCAGCAGTACGACCCGGGCGCGTGGCTCATCAGGGGACGGCCGCGGATGGAATCCGACCTCGCTTTCGAGGGGTTGCATGGCTTCGGGAAACCAGCTTTGCAACTGCGCCTGGGCCTGGCTTCTGAGCCAGTGTTCCTGCTGTGGCTGCGATTCGGCCCAGAGCACCCAGAAGCTGCTAGCCAGCAGGCCGATGGCCAGGAACAGCAGCAGGCGTCGGCGCCAGCGCTTCAAGCGACCGGCTCGCGCCAGTGAATCGGATCGAGGCCGTAGCAGTGGCGCATCAGGGCGTAGAGTTCCGGGTGATGCTCGTGGAGATGGCCCGGTTCTTCGAAGAAGGTCTCGGTCAGAACGGCGAAGAACTCGGCGGGATTGGTGGCGCCGTAGGGATCGATCACGGTTGGCAGATGCCGGTCGACCCGGGAGACGTGATCTTCGAATTCACGCTGCATGACTCGCGCCCAACGCGCGGCTTCCGGCCCGCTGCCGAACAGCGGGGCCCCGTCGACCTGACCATCCATGTCATCGAGCTTGTGGGCAAATTCATGGAGCACGACGTTGTGCCCGTCGCGGACATCGAAGGTGCCGTGCAACACCGAGTCCCAGGCCAGCACCACCGGTCCTCGATGCCAGGACTCGCCGAGGCGATGGTCCTGTTCGATCGATGCGATCACCCCGTCGTAGCTTTCCTGGTCGACGATGAAGGTGCTCGGGTAGACGTAGATCGACGAGAAATTGGCGTAGAACTGGCCCTTGCGGTTGAGCAGCAGCATGCAGGCATTGCCGGCGATGGTCACTCGGACTTCGTCGTCGATCTCCTGGCCCTGAAAACCCTGGAAGTCCATGTCGGCAAGAAACACCTGGACGTGGCCATGCAGGCGCGGCTTAAGTTCCTCGGGCAAGCGTCGGTAGAGCGGCACATTGCGTTCGAGGATGGCCTTCCAATCGGCCGGCAGTTCGGCCGAGAACAGCCTGGCTCGTCGGTAGTGCTTCCAGCGCAGCCAGCCCAGCCAGAGAACGAAGGCCAGGGCCGCGAAACCGAGGATCTCCATGTCAGAGATCCTGCTCGAAGACCACCGGTGATTTCGAACGGTCGAGCAGGGCGCCATAGCGGGCTTCGATGGCCTGGCGCTTGAGCTTGAGCGTCGGGGTGAGCATCCCGTTTTCCGGTTCCCAGCTGTCCTTGATGACGATCAACTGGCCCAGGCGCTCGTGCGGTTCGAGCTCCAGGTTGACGGCTCGGCGCGTGGCCTCCAGTTCGGCTTCGAGGAAGGCCCGGTCGCTCGGGGCGGTCTCGGCGAGCTGGATCAGCGCGGACGGCTGACTCAGGTTGGTGCCGAGGACGCAGGCCAGCTCGATGTGGTCGTTTCTGGCCAGCAGGCTCTCGATCGGCACGGGCGCGATGTATTTCCCCTTGGTGGTCTTGAACTGTTCCTTGACCCGACCGGTGATGTGCACCCAGCCTTCGTCGTCGACGGACGCCTGGTCACCGGTATGGAAGAAGCCGTCGTCCGTCATGGCCTCGGCGGTCGCCTCGTCCGCCTTGTAATAGCCCTGCATCAGGCAGGGGCATCGGATCAGCAATTCCTGCGCGTCGCTGACGTCGAGTTCGACACCAGGCAGCGCCTGGCCGATCGTTCCGTACTTCGGCGTCTTTCCGGCCGGCAGGGAGGTGCCGTAGGCGAAGGTCTCGGTCATGCCCCAGCCTTCGTGGATGGGCACGTCCAGCGCGTCCCACCATTCCAGCAGGGACACCGCGATCGGCGCGCTGCCGCTGGCGAACCAGCGGGCCTGATCGAGGCCCAGTCCGCGCTTGATCTTGCGCTTGACCAGGCCGCCGATCAGCGGCAGGCCGAGCAGCCGGTCCAGCTTGCGCTGGGGCAGCTTTTCCAGCACGCCGATCTGGAATTTCTTCCACAGGCGCGGCACGGAACCGAACAGGGTCGGTCGCGCGTGGGCCAGATCTTCCATGAAGGTCTCGATGGATTCGACGAAATACAGGGTGCTTTCGGAATAGAAACTGCTGGCCTCGACGTAGGCGCGCTCGGTGCAGTGCGAGAGCGGCAGGTAGGAGAGCACGCGATCGCCGGGCTGGACGCCGAGGGCGGCGGGCAGATTCTGGCCGACCCAGGAGAAATTGCCATGGCTGTGCATTGCCCCCTTCGGCGCTCCGGTGCTCCCGGAGGTGTAGAGCAGGGTGGCCAGGTCGGCGTCGTCCCGGGCCTGGAGCTGGAAGCGGCCGGCGTCGGCCTCGCGAAGCACGCTTTCCCACTGCAGTTCACCGACGGCCTCGTCGTAGGGCATGGCCAGGGTCCGCAGGCCCTTCGGCAGCTCACGAAGTTGTTCTTCCGGATCATCGATCTTGCCCACGATCAGCAAGCTGGCTTCGCTGTGCTCGAGGATCTGCTGGATCGTTCGTGCATTGGCGGTCGGATAGACCGGCACGCTGACCAGCCCCGCCAGGATGATCGCCAGATCCGCCAGCACCCAGTGGGCGCAGTTGCGGGAAATGATGCCGACTCGATCGCCCGGCTCCAGGCCGAGATCGGCCAGGGCGACGGCCATTTGTCGAGCCTCCTGGACCGCCTGGGACCAGGTCCACTGGCGCCAGCTCCGATTCACCGGCTGGCATAGGTAGGGCTGGCCAGGGCTCGCTTGGGCCCGGTGCAGAATCTGTGCCTGGATGCTTCGCATGCTGGCGGTCCTTGGGATCAGCCCCTAAATTAGCATGCAGGCAGGGAGTTGGTGCCTTCACACGCTACACTTGGCTCAGGTGATGCCTGCAAGGACCGTCGCATGAGCCAGAACAAGACTCGGGCGAGCGAGGCCGATGTGCTGGCCTGCGTCGATGCCCTGGACGACCCCGTGCAGCGGGAGGACAGTCGGAATCTGATCGAACGGATGCAGCGCTTCAGCGGCCAGCCCCCGGTGCTCTGGGGAGATCGCATCATTGGCTTCGGGCGATACCGCTACCGCTATTCCAGTGGAAGGGAGGGCGAGTGGCCGCGAATCGGCTTCGCGCCGCGCAAGGGCCAGCTGGTGCTCTACCTGATGGACGGTTTCGAGGATCAAGCCGATCTGCTGGATCGACTGGGCAAGGTTCGAACCGGCAAGAGCTGTCTGTACATCAAACGCCTGGAGCAGATCGATCTGGAGGTTCTCGATGCCATGAACGAGCGCTCGCTGGACGTGATGCAGTCACGCTATCCTGAATGAAGTCTCTGCGAGGTTATTCCATGCACAAGTCAATCACTGCCTGCCTCGGCGTTCTGCTGCTCGCGTCGATTTCCGCTTCGTCCGTTCTCGCGCTGGATGCCGCCGAGTTGGCCGAGGAAGTCAACGCGGACGTGATCGAGTGGCGACGCGATATCCATCAGAATCCGGAACTGGGGAATCGAGAGTTCCGGACCCAGGCGCTGGTCGCCGAGCACATGGAATCGCTGGGCCTGGAGGTGCGCACCGATCTCGGTCATACGGGCGTCGTGGGCATTCTCCGCGGTGGTCGGCCGGGTCCGCGGATCGCCCTGCGAGCGGACATGGACGCGCTGCCGGTGACCGAACAGGTCGATCTGCCGTTCGCGTCGACCGTGACCACGGAGTTTCGAGGCCAGACCACGGGCGTGATGCACGCCTGTGGTCATGACGCGCACACGGCCATCCTGATGGGCGTGGCTCAGGCCCTGGCCAGCCGCAGGAGCGAGCTGTCGGGCGAGGTGATGTTCATCTTCCAGCCCGCCGAGGAAGGGCCGCCCGAGGGCGAAGAAGGCGGTGCCTCGCTGATGATCGAGCAGGGTCTGTTCGAGGATTTCCTGCCCGAAGCGGTGTTCGGGCTGCACGTGATCGCGGGCATCCCCTCCAACGTCATCGCGCTGCGCTCCGGGCCCTTCATGGCCGCGGCGGACAGCTTCCGCATCGTGGTTCGAGGCCGGCAGACGCACGGCTCGCGGCCCTGGGGCGGCGTCGACCCGATCGTCGCCGCGGCGGATATCGTCTCCACCGCGCAGACCGTGGTCAGTCGCAAGTCGGATCTGACACGAGCGCCCGTGGTCGTCAGCTTCGGTGCGATCCAGGGCGGCATTCGTCAGAACATCATCCCGGACCAGGTTGAGTTGATCGGCACCATCAGGACCTTCGAAGAGGACATGCGTGCCCGGGTCTTCGAGGAGCTCGAACGTATCGCCCGGCAGGTGGCCGCTGCCCATGGGGCCGAGGTCGACACGGAGATTCCCTGGATGAGCGGCTATCCCGTCACCCGCAACGATCCTGCGCTGACCGCGCGCATGTGGCCTACCCTGGAGCGTGTGGCCGAGGGTCGCGTGATCGAGATCCCGGCGATCACGGGTGCGGAGGATTTCTCCGAGTACGGCAAGCACGCACCGGCGATGTTCATCTTCGTCGGGGCGACACCGCCCGACCAGGATCCGACGAACGTGCCCAGCAATCATTCGCCCCTGTTCTTCCTGGACGAGGACGCCCTGCTGCTGGGGACCCGGGCCTTGCTCGGCCTGAGTCTCGACTATCTGCAGCCGCCCGAGCCAGCCGATTCCGCACCGTAAGGCCTCGTGAAAGGAGTGGCCGTTTGATGGAATTGACGAACGTCGAGCGTCGCTCAGCCCTTACGGCCGCTGCCTTCCAGGCCGAGTTCAAGCAACCGGAGCGCCCGGTGGTGCTCAGCGACCTGACCCGCGACTGGCCGGCGCGCGAGAAGTGGGGCCCGGGTTATCTGCGCGCCATTGCCGGCGATCGCGTGGTGCCGCTCTATGACAGTCAGCCCTCGAGGGGCCGCAAGCATCAGCATGCACCTGCCGCCCGCCTCAGTCTGTCGGAGTACATCGCTCGCCTGGAGCGGGGCGAAAACGATCTGCGCCTGTTCTTCTTCAATTTCCTGAAGGAGATTCCCGCGCTCACGGAGGATTTCAGCTACCCGGAACTGGGCCTGAAGTTCTTTCGCAGGTTGCCCGTGCTGTTCATGGGCGGGAAGGGCGCCCGTGTTCAGCTGCACTTCGATATCGATCTCGCCGACATCCTGCTCTGCCACTTCGGCGGACCGAAGCGGGTCGTGCTCTTTGCCCCCGATCAGACCCCTTGCCTGTACCGCGTCCCGTTTTCCTTCAGCGCCCTGTTCGATGCCGGTATCGATCCACCGGACTACGAGCGCTTTCCTGCCCTGCGTCACGCCAGGGGGCAGGAGGCGCTTCTCGAACACGGCGATGCGCTCTACATCCCGCCGGGCTATTGGCATTACATTCGCTACGAGGACATCGGCTTTTCGATGTCCCTGCGCGCCTTCCCGCGTCGGCCGGGCAATCTGGCGAAGATGATCTACAACCTGGCCGTATTGCGCAGCATCGAGGGCCTGATGCGCAGATTCATCGGCCAGGGCTGGAACGATCGAAATGAGCGCCTGGCCGTTGAACGCACGCACCGTGCCCTGGGCCTGCCTGGTTAGCGCTTCTCGATCGCGTCGCCAGGCGATGGCACGCAAGGTCCGGGATTTCCGTTCAACCACACAGGCCTTTCCTTGCTTTCAGGAGCACCTCACATGTCCTTTTGTCGTGTACTGCGACTGCCGTTCGCGGACTTTCATCTGCTATTCGGTCTGGCGCTCGTCTCGTCGCTCGTTTCGGAAGCCGCCGGAGTCACCCGGACCTGGCCGGGTGCTGCGCCTTGCAATGGCACGCTGCAAGCCTGCATCGATGCCTCGGCCAACGACGATACGGTACTGGTCGCCAGCAATGGCCCGATCGATGAGACGCTGACGATCAACAAGCGTCTGAATCTGCACCGAGCACCAGGCTTTCTGCCAAGGTTCTCCGAAGGTCGCTCGATCACGACAGGACCATCGGCCTGGCGTCTGAGCATCGACGGCCTGCGCTTTACCGGCGGCAGTATCCTGGCCAATCCGGCGGGCCCGGCGGAGATCGAATTCATCAACAATGTCTTCGAAGCAGGCGCTCAGGGCGGCGGACGAATCCAGATCCTGAACAACAACGTGAACCATTCGCTGTCGCTTCGGATCGAGAACAATCGACTGCTCGATCAGCGACGCACGGACGGCTTTCCCGTCCTCCGGGTGCTCAGTGCGGGCCTGACCACCGGCCGGATCGCTTTCAACCACATCGAGGCCCCCGAAGTGCTGTCGGGTCGGGGCATCGACCTGGATCTGGGGCCCAGCCTCAGCAGCAGCGTGGCGGTCTTCAACAATCGGATCCTCGGGGGCTTCGAAGAGGCCGCGATCCATCTGGGCTCCGATGAAGCCCTGATCACCGGCAGCTTCAGCAGTCTTGTCGTGCGTGCCATCGGCAATGTCCTCAGCTGCCCGGGACGGAACATCGGTGAGACCGTCGGGATTCGCTTCGCCACCCGCTTCGCCGCGACCTATACCGTGCAGTTCCTGAACAACACGGTGGTCGGTTGTTCCGACACCGGCCTCCTCGTGGATTCCGTTGTGGTCGGGAGCGATGTCAGCGGGGTGCTGAGCCAGAATCTCATGGCCGGCAACCTCTATCCGGCGATCGTCAGCGGCAACTACTCGGCCGACTTCCAGTTCGATCGCAATCTCGTCCATGACAACGGCTTCGTCGGGCTGCCACCGTCAGCGACCAACACGATCACCGCGGACCCCCTGCTGTTCTCGCCCGAAATGCCGCGCCCGGGTGCCGGCTCTCCGGCCATCGATGCCGCCAACGCGGCCCTCCTGCAGCTGGTGCTCGCCCAGGCCGGGCTGCCCCAGGTCGATGCGGACGGCCGTCGGCGAACGATCGGACCCGGACAGTTCGGCCTGGACATCGGCGCCTTCGAGTTCGGTGACCGGATTTCCCAGGCAAGCAAGAGCACACCCCCGGGGAACAACCTGATCGAACTCGACCTGCCGGGCGAACCCGGAGCCAGGCCGCAGGTGAGCAAGGTCTTCAATCCTTCACCCGGGAACAGCGTGGAGAACGCACTGCCGATGGCCGTCTTCGAGCTGGGGGACTGGTTCGCCTACGCCATGGGCGGCACCACTCCTCAGTCGGCAACGCTGAATCTCTTCGTGCCCGGGGTGCAGAGTGGCTTCGGATCCAACTACCTGCATGTCACGACGGCCGCCAACTCGACAGGCCCCGAGACACGTTTGAGCCAGACCTTCCTCAACGGTCGGGGTCCGGATCAGGCCGTGGTCCTGGCCACCGCCGCCTGGCAGGGTGGCACCGAAAACGCTCGCTTCACTGGCGTGACCTATGTCTGTGATCCGCTCGGCGCGCCGGGCTCACAGTGCTGGGCCGTGACCAATCTTGGGATCGGTGAGGCGATGCCCGAGGGTGTGGGCTTTCACGTCTATGCACAGGATCCCAGCCCGAATGCCTTTCGCCACCGGGTCGGCCAGAGCGGCTTGAACAATACGCGTCTCGATTATCACCCCATTCTCGGCAACGATCCCTTGCGTTGCGCCCGGCCTCAGGCCGCGGTCTTCCTGCCCAATTCGGGGCAGGCGGTCAATGCCGCCTGGGACTTCGAACACGATGGGGTGCGTAGCTGGACGATCTTCAGCTATGGCGGTCCGTTTCCGGCCAGTGCCGAGTTCAATGTCTTCGTCGATCAGCGCGCCTTCGAAGAGTGCGTTCTCAGCCGTCAGGATTCCCTGTTCGCGGATCGCTTCGAGGGTTGAAACGGGGCCGGTCTGTCGGGACGGGCCGGCTCCGATATACTCCGGCCTGTCCCTGGAATCGAGCCAGACCGCATGAGCGCCCCTTCGACGCCGGAACTGAGCCTGATCATCCCCTGCTTCAACGAAGCGGAGGGCATTGCCGGACTGGCCGCCGCCCTGGAGCCGGTGCTGGCCTCCCTCGATGCCGATGGGGTCGAGCTGGTACTGGTCGATGACGGCAGCAACGACAGCACGCACGCCGAACTACTGGCCTGGCGGGCACGTAATCCAGCCGTGCATCCGGTTCGGCTGGCGCGCAACTTCGGCAAGGAGGCCGCCATGACCTGCGGGCTCCATCTGGCCCGCGGCCGAGCGGTGGTGATCCTCGATGCGGATCTTCAGGATCCGCCGGAGTTGATTCCGCAGATGCTAGAGCGCTGGCGCGCGGGCGCCGATGTGGTGTTGGCCCATCGCAGCCTGCGCCCGGAGGACGGCTGGTTCAAGCGCGTCAGTGCCGCGGCCTTCTACCGCCTGATGGATGTGCTGGCCCATAACCAGGTACCCGCCAACGTCGGCGATTTCCGTTTGATGGATCGACGCGTGGTCGACGCGCTGCTGCATCTGCCGGAAAAGACCCGCTTCATGAAGGGGCTGATGAACTACGTCGGTTTCAAGGTCGAAACCATCGACTACATTCGTCCGGCGCGCTACACGGGCAGCAGCCGCTGGAGCGTCTGGCGGCTATGGAACCTGGCGCTGGAAGGCATCACTTCCTTTTCGACCGCCCCGTTGCGAGCCTGGGGCTATCTCGGCGTGGTCTTCGCCCTGATCGCGCTGGCCTATGCCAGCTGGATCGTGCTGCGCACCCTGATCTGGGGCGTGGACGTGCCGGGCTACGCCTCACTGGCCACCCTGATCCTGTTCTTCAGCGGCCTGCAGATGTTCTCGATCGGCATCCTCGGCGAGTACCTCGCCCGCATCTTCATCGAGACGAAGAATCGACCGCTCTACGTCGTCGAGCAACTCGACGGCTTCGAGCCCGAGTGGATCGAGGCGCAGGCGGAACGCGTCGTCGGCAATATCGTCCTGCCAAGGCAGGCCAGGAAGTCATGAAATCGGCGCTACGGACGTCCCGGCATCATGGCGCAGGAGAAATGGCGCTTAACCACGAAGGTCACGAAGGACACGAAGAACACGAAAGACAACAGGAAAGGGGGTGGCTACGAGTCGCTTGAACCCTCATCTCAGCGAAGCCAACCCAAACAAGACTTTCAATGGTTTTCTTCGTGCCCTTCGTGTCCTTCGTGGTTCCCAATCCGACTCTGCCTCTTACTCGGTACCTGGTTCGAGTGGATCAGTCGCTCAGGGCGCCGCCGCAGCTCGAGCCCTGGCCGGCGGTGCAGCCGTAGCAGTGGTTGCCGATCGCGATACGCTCGGGCAGGGGGGTATCGCCGAGCAGGTCGTTCAGGTGCGGGCGGTGTTCGTCCGCCCCGATGGGTAGATCGAGCATCTGGTTGAAGTCGCAGTCGTAGAGATAGCCGCGGTAGTCGACGCTGATCAGGCTGCGGCACATCACCGCCTTGAGGTTCTCGGGTCGATAGGCGTCCTTGAGCAGCTGCATGTATTCCTCGAACTCCCCCCTGGCGGCAAGAATGGCGCCGAAGCGTTTGATCGGCATGTTCGTGATCGTGAACAGCTGGTTGAAACGAATGCCGAAGTTCTCGCCGAGCAGGCGCTTGTAGTCGTCTTGCAGGGCAGCTTGCGGCGGCGGCAGGCTGGGGCCGAGCGGGTTGTAGACCAGGTTCAGTTCCAGGCCTGAATCCGGCTCGCCGTAGCCGAGCCGATTGAGGGTCTGCAGGGCCTTGATCGAGGACTCGAAGACGCCGTTGCCGCGCTGAGCATCGACGTTTTCCTGCGAGTAGCAGGGCAGGGAGGCGATGACCTCGATGCGATGCTGCGCAAGAAACTCGCCGACCCACTCGTAGCCTGGCTCTTCCATGATCGTCGGATTGAGTCGGTCCATGACGTGCATCCCACGACCCCGTGCCTGTTCGACCAGCCAGCGAAAGTCCGGGTTCATCTCCGGTGAGCCCCCGGTCAGATCCAGGCTGCGAACGGCGAACCTTTCGGCCACGGCCAGGGCGGTTTCCATGGTCGGGCGGTCCATCAATTCCTTGCGGGTCGGCCCGGCCCCGACGTGGCAGTGCAGGCAGGCGATGTTGCACAGGTAGCCGAGGTTCATCTGCAGGGTATCGAGCCGGTCGCGCCGGATCGCCGGAAAATCGGTGTCCTTCAGGAGGGGCCAGGTGTCACGCATCTCGAGGAGTGTCCTTTGAGGGTCGCTTGCTGGAACGGAACGGGTTGAGTAGCAGGGCCGTGAGACGCTGATCCTCGGGCCGCCGGAATTCCTTCAGCCCGATGATCATCCGGCGCTCGTCGTCGCGCGGCTCGGAACGATAGCTCATGAACAGGCGATCCCACAACGAGAGATGGAAGCCATAGTTGGAGTCGGTTTCCGGCTGCCAGCTGGAATGATGAATGCGATGCATCGATGGAGTCACGAACAGCCAGCGCAGGCGACGATCCAGTGAACGAGGCAGAGCAACGTCGGTATGGGTGAAGAGCGCCCCGGCCGCCAGCAGCATCTCGAAGACGAGCACGGCCACCGGGTGTGGACCCAGCATCCAGATCAGCCCCAGCTTGTAGCCCATGGACAGGGCGATCTCGAGCGGATGGAAACGCACGCCCGTGGTCACGTCGAAGCCGGTGTCGGCATGGTGGACGCGGTGCAGGCGCCACAGCCAGGGGATGGCATGCATCCAGCGATGCTGCCAGTAGATGGCCAGGTCCAGGATCAGTACCGCAGCGGGAATCGAGAGCCAGAGTGGCCAGTCAAGTCGAGCAAACAGCCCTCCGTTCTGCCCATGAATCACGACGGCCAGGCCGACCGCGAGCATCGGAAAGAGCACACGCAACATCAGCGTATCGATAACGGCAAGCGCGGCATTCGTCGACTGTCTGGCGGCCCATTGCCCGTCGCCCCGCGCCGGCCAGGCACGTTGTGCGAGGAGCAGCAGGGCCAGCAGCAGCGCAAAGACGCTCAGGCGCAAGGCGGGTTCGTGCTGCAGCATCCAGTCCATGGCGGCATGCTACCAGTTGCAGGATCAGTCGAGCCTGAAGATGCGGCTCGTGTCCTGTTCCTCGCACTCGAGGCTGAGCGGACTCGGGCCCGGGCTTGCCTGCGCTATGCTGAGGCAACCACCGGCGTCGCCAATCATGACTCGATGCTGCCGGGAAATCCGACGACCAGGGAGAACAGATTCGATGAAGACGACATTTCGGTGTGCATTGGCGCTGGTGCTTTGCTTCGGATCGCATTCCATGGCGCAGGCTCAGACCGGGGTTCCGCATCGCGGTGGTGGATCTCGACGCCGTGGTGGCCAAATGACGAATCGGCTCGCGCGGAGTGCGTTGGATGCATCGTAGCGGTAGTCAGGTCTCTTTCTGGTCCGCGGTGTCGATGGGCATCGGGGCGATGGTCGGCGCCGGTATCTTCGCGCTGCTCGGACAGGCCGGAGCGATGGCAGGCAGCGCGGTCTGGATTTCCTTTCTCATCGGCGGCGTGGTGGCCCTGCTCAGCGGCTACTCCATCGGCCGCCTGGGAGCACGCTACCCGTCGGCGGGCGGGGTGG
Coding sequences:
- the arsS gene encoding arsenosugar biosynthesis radical SAM (seleno)protein ArsS (Some members of this family are selenoproteins.), translating into MRDTWPLLKDTDFPAIRRDRLDTLQMNLGYLCNIACLHCHVGAGPTRKELMDRPTMETALAVAERFAVRSLDLTGGSPEMNPDFRWLVEQARGRGMHVMDRLNPTIMEEPGYEWVGEFLAQHRIEVIASLPCYSQENVDAQRGNGVFESSIKALQTLNRLGYGEPDSGLELNLVYNPLGPSLPPPQAALQDDYKRLLGENFGIRFNQLFTITNMPIKRFGAILAARGEFEEYMQLLKDAYRPENLKAVMCRSLISVDYRGYLYDCDFNQMLDLPIGADEHRPHLNDLLGDTPLPERIAIGNHCYGCTAGQGSSCGGALSD
- a CDS encoding sterol desaturase family protein, with protein sequence MDWMLQHEPALRLSVFALLLALLLLAQRAWPARGDGQWAARQSTNAALAVIDTLMLRVLFPMLAVGLAVVIHGQNGGLFARLDWPLWLSIPAAVLILDLAIYWQHRWMHAIPWLWRLHRVHHADTGFDVTTGVRFHPLEIALSMGYKLGLIWMLGPHPVAVLVFEMLLAAGALFTHTDVALPRSLDRRLRWLFVTPSMHRIHHSSWQPETDSNYGFHLSLWDRLFMSYRSEPRDDERRMIIGLKEFRRPEDQRLTALLLNPFRSSKRPSKDTPRDA